Genomic segment of Luteolibacter arcticus:
ACTCAGAGTCGAGAAGCTCGGCCGTTTCCTTCACGAACAACACCGGGATGGTGACATAAGGAAGCTCACGGCCTTCGACAATGACGACATTGCGCTCCACATTGTAGACCCTTGGTGGCAGGCCGGGTTCCTCGACAATGGTGCGGGTCTCGGTGGTCTCAACCTTGGCTCCGGGCGGAATCACCACGGCCGGTTCCTCGCGGACCTCGATGATCTTGGGCGCAATAGCCAGTTGACGGCGGACGAGGGCGGGATCAAGCGGGATCGCCCTGGGCACGACGCGCTCGATGACGACTGGTGGTGTGGCCGGGACGACGACTTCTTCCCGGACCACCACCGGTGGAGCGGGCTCTTGGGCAACAGCGTGGGCGACGAGAGCGAGTGCGATGCAGTGACGTGGTTTCATGAGTCTGGAATTTGAGATTGTCTGCGGAGAGGGCTTCTTCGCAGTAGGCGTGCCCATGTCTTGGACCTAACCTTCGCGAGGGCGTGCGTAGCCTCCAGCAGGGGAGCGGGCTGTCCCCAAGGCGCAGCGCGGGCAATCTGCAAAGGCAGGAGACACGACTTTGCACGATGGGGGACTCGAAAAACTCACGACGGATCTCCAGGCGGGGACAACGTCTCGTTGCCCAAATCACCAAGTCAAGTCAGGCCGGCTCCTTTGAACACGCAGTGGCTGGCCGCTACAATCCCTGCATCAAGAACCGGGCAAAAGCCCCCGCTGCGGCCAGTCAAGGAGCAACCCGAGGGGATCGAGCGAATCATCAGGGGAGGAGCCCTGAAGGTACGCCGGTTCAAAACAACCCGAGCAACTTGAGGACGATGACGATGACGACCACCACGCCGATAATGTAGAAGATGCTATTCATTGAAGCGCCTTCTCGCAGGTGGTGTGCCAACGGGATCAGGGGGAATCGTCAGGCCGATCCGGGCAGCCGTTCCCACGTGGGAATTCCCCTCGGTCGCCCTGGAGCCGGCTACCAGACTCGAACTGGTGACCTGATGATTACAAATCAACTGCTCTACCAACTGAGCTAAGCCGGCGGCACCGAGGGCGTCGGCCGGAGGCGCGAGGAGCGCGCCGGCCGGGGGCGGTGTAGCGTGCATTTGAGGCGTGGGCAAAGCTGAAATTTCGGTGCGGTGAAAAGTCGTGGAG
This window contains:
- a CDS encoding OmpA family protein; amino-acid sequence: MKPRHCIALALVAHAVAQEPAPPVVVREEVVVPATPPVVIERVVPRAIPLDPALVRRQLAIAPKIIEVREEPAVVIPPGAKVETTETRTIVEEPGLPPRVYNVERNVVIVEGRELPYVTIPVLFVKETAELLDSESRVALEETAKAILEVLATSPDAGFDVEGHTSIEGTEDFNLKLSADRARRVYDELTKRYGVPVSAIGAHGFGEKYPNYPNGNEAEWALDRRVLVARVK